From Chryseobacterium sp. IHB B 17019, one genomic window encodes:
- the tgt gene encoding tRNA guanosine(34) transglycosylase Tgt, producing MQKFFNIEKTSEGKARAGELTTDHGKIQTPIFMPVGTVASVKTVHQRELKEDIKAQIILGNTYHLYLRPGMETMQEAGGLHKFMNWDLPILTDSGGFQVFSLASSRKMSEEGARFKSHIDGSYHMFSPERSMEIQRQIGADIFMAFDECVAYPCEYNQAKSSMELTHRWLKRCIDWTENNPELYGHKQRLFPIVQGSTYSDLRKISAEVISEAGAEGNAIGGLSVGEPEEEMYRITDEVTDILPKEKPRYLMGVGTPWNILESIGLGIDMMDCVMPTRNARNAMLFTWQGVMNMKNEKWKKDFSPLDEFGTSFVDKEYSKAYLRHLFISKEYLAKQIASIHNLAFYLDLVKVAREHIMAGDFYEWKNSVVPILRQRL from the coding sequence ATGCAAAAATTTTTTAATATAGAAAAAACCTCGGAGGGAAAGGCAAGGGCAGGAGAGCTTACCACAGATCACGGTAAGATCCAAACCCCGATTTTTATGCCTGTAGGAACTGTTGCCAGCGTAAAAACAGTTCACCAAAGAGAATTAAAAGAAGACATAAAAGCCCAGATTATTTTGGGTAACACATATCACCTTTACCTTCGTCCGGGTATGGAAACCATGCAGGAAGCAGGAGGTTTACACAAATTTATGAACTGGGATCTTCCTATTCTTACGGATTCTGGAGGTTTCCAAGTATTTTCATTGGCGAGCAGCAGAAAAATGTCTGAGGAAGGAGCGAGGTTCAAATCTCATATCGACGGAAGCTATCACATGTTTTCTCCGGAAAGATCAATGGAAATCCAGAGACAGATCGGAGCTGATATTTTCATGGCTTTTGATGAGTGTGTCGCTTATCCTTGTGAATACAATCAGGCAAAATCATCCATGGAACTTACGCACAGATGGCTGAAAAGGTGTATCGACTGGACAGAAAATAATCCTGAATTATATGGTCACAAGCAAAGGCTTTTTCCAATCGTTCAGGGATCAACGTATTCGGATTTAAGAAAAATCTCTGCTGAAGTTATTTCTGAAGCAGGAGCGGAAGGAAACGCAATCGGTGGGCTTTCCGTAGGTGAGCCTGAAGAGGAAATGTACAGAATTACCGATGAGGTTACCGATATTTTACCGAAAGAAAAACCAAGATATCTGATGGGAGTGGGAACTCCATGGAATATTTTGGAATCAATAGGGTTGGGAATTGACATGATGGATTGTGTGATGCCGACAAGGAATGCAAGAAACGCAATGCTTTTCACATGGCAGGGTGTGATGAATATGAAAAACGAAAAGTGGAAAAAAGATTTTTCGCCTTTGGATGAGTTTGGAACAAGTTTCGTAGACAAAGAATATTCGAAAGCATATTTGAGACATTTATTTATTTCTAAGGAATATTTAGCAAAACAAATTGCTTCAATTCATAACTTAGCTTTTTATTTAGATTTGGTAAAAGTAGCGAGAGAACACATTATGGCAGGAGATTTCTACGAATGGAAAAATTCTGTAGTACCGATTCTCAGACAAAGACTTTAA
- a CDS encoding DUF4296 domain-containing protein, with protein sequence MKKLIFIFVLLFVVSCGGDYIDKPKNLVPKDKMAEIMVDLAINDQATYLYPNSNLEAGTRYVLKTHNVKPKDFVESFRYYVVKEKMNGIAEDAQKILLEKDPKADQYVKDKLKKNGNIPTFAR encoded by the coding sequence ATGAAAAAACTGATATTCATTTTCGTTTTACTATTTGTAGTTTCCTGCGGAGGAGATTATATCGACAAGCCTAAAAATCTTGTCCCAAAGGATAAGATGGCAGAAATCATGGTTGATTTAGCCATTAATGATCAGGCAACTTATCTGTACCCAAATTCTAATCTGGAAGCGGGAACAAGATATGTTCTTAAAACACATAATGTGAAGCCCAAAGATTTTGTTGAAAGTTTCAGATATTATGTAGTAAAGGAAAAAATGAACGGTATTGCAGAGGATGCACAAAAAATATTATTAGAAAAAGATCCAAAGGCGGATCAATATGTAAAAGATAAATTAAAGAAAAACGGAAATATCCCTACTTTCGCAAGATAA